CGTGGCGCTGGTCACCGGCGTGCCGCTGGGGACCTGGATCGGCCAGACCTGGGGCTGGCAGTCGACTTTCCTGGCCGTGTCGCTGCTGGGTGTGATCGCCTTTGCCGGCAGCTGGATGCTGGTGCCGCATGATATTGCGGGCAGCAAGCCGGCCTCGCTGCGGACCCAGGCCGCCGTGCTGAAGAAACCGCGCCTGCTGTTGGTGTATGCGATCACGGCGCTGGGTTATGGCGGCTCCTTCATCGCCTTTACCTATCTGGCGCCGATTTTGCAGGAGATATCAGGGTTTTCAGCTTCGACCGTCAGCCTGGTGATGCTGGTATACGGCGTTTCGGTAGCCTTCGGCAATATCTGGGGCGGCAAACTGGCCGACAGGAAGGGGCCGGTTCGCGCCTTGCAGCTCGTCTTTGCCATGCTGGCGGTGGTCTTGTTTGTCCTGACTTTCACGGCATCGAATCCATGGCTGGCAGTGCTGACGGTGCTGGCATGGGGTGCATTCGCCTTCGGCAATGTGCCGGGCTTGCAGGTGTATGTCGTGCAACAAGCTGAACGGCATGCGCCGCGCGCTGTGGATGTTGCGTCCGGCCTGAACATCGCGGCATTCAATGTCGGCATCGCGCTGGGGGCCTGGGGCGGCGGCCTGATCGTCAGCCATCTTGGCCTGATGGCGACGCCTTGGATCGGCGCTATCGTGGTGCTGGGCGCGCTGGGACTGACTTCGCTG
The sequence above is a segment of the Collimonas sp. PA-H2 genome. Coding sequences within it:
- a CDS encoding MFS transporter; translated protein: MPLALWALTLSAFAIGTTEFVIVGLIPTIAASLGVSVPSAGLLVSLYALGVAVGAPVLTALTGRVPRKHLLLGLMALFTIGNLVAWMAPGYEALIAARVLTGLAHGVFFSIGSTIATSLVPKEKAASAIAIMFTGLTVALVTGVPLGTWIGQTWGWQSTFLAVSLLGVIAFAGSWMLVPHDIAGSKPASLRTQAAVLKKPRLLLVYAITALGYGGSFIAFTYLAPILQEISGFSASTVSLVMLVYGVSVAFGNIWGGKLADRKGPVRALQLVFAMLAVVLFVLTFTASNPWLAVLTVLAWGAFAFGNVPGLQVYVVQQAERHAPRAVDVASGLNIAAFNVGIALGAWGGGLIVSHLGLMATPWIGAIVVLGALGLTSLAGRLDRRDGIAPIVGSGRAVAMH